The following are from one region of the candidate division KSB1 bacterium genome:
- a CDS encoding SulP family inorganic anion transporter yields the protein MEISKITDHIRTYNKTLFRRDIIAGLTVTFVAIPQSMVYALIAGVEPQYGLYAFMVGSIVGSIFGSSRHLNTGPTNATSIVIASTLALYSVDDQFLKMVFLLGFLSGCLQLGAGLLKLSNLTHFLSRSVLAGFIGGAGLFIIVNQMPNLMGFSKNTNSSVFEGVKHIFNSLDQIQPTVLLVGIGSILLTLLINRLSPKTTSGIPILPSYLISILLSAAIVVIFDLGDTVKVVGDIPRSLPPLSMPLFELESIQTLMQGAIAIAFIGLAEATSAAKIVADFAGDKLQVDKEFRGQGLAKIATSFFSGIPVSGSFTRSLLCYRAGAETKMANIMAGIFVAIAVLFFGPVIKHIPLAALAGIVMLIASNMVDWKYVKMALRSSNVDSLAILATFFAALFFSLVTAIYIGVGFSLVLFLRRVKKPNLVELIYDDKFGFKEKTESNQSSIPELTIIHVEGDVFFASVDSVDDDIQKIAQRNAVKVIILRLKRAFSLDATSMMVFMKIYKDLEKQGKLLLISGAGGQVKKIIHESGLDKVIGEDHIFYSDENLFKSTRAAISYALQFINANYGTNYTMSNL from the coding sequence ATGGAAATCTCCAAAATAACCGATCATATTCGAACTTATAACAAAACACTATTTCGCCGTGATATTATCGCTGGGCTCACCGTCACCTTTGTGGCAATCCCGCAATCGATGGTCTATGCACTTATTGCTGGTGTTGAACCGCAATATGGTTTGTACGCTTTTATGGTGGGTTCAATTGTCGGATCGATTTTTGGTTCATCACGTCATCTGAACACTGGGCCAACGAATGCCACATCAATAGTTATTGCCAGCACCCTGGCTTTATATTCTGTTGATGACCAATTTTTGAAGATGGTTTTTCTATTGGGATTCCTTTCTGGATGTTTGCAACTAGGTGCCGGACTTTTAAAGTTGAGCAACTTAACTCATTTTCTTTCTCGCTCAGTATTAGCTGGTTTTATCGGCGGGGCGGGCCTTTTTATCATTGTCAACCAGATGCCCAATTTAATGGGATTTTCAAAAAATACTAATTCCTCTGTATTTGAGGGAGTAAAACACATATTTAACAGTTTGGATCAAATTCAACCAACTGTTTTATTGGTGGGAATTGGATCTATTTTATTAACACTCCTTATTAATAGGCTAAGCCCAAAAACAACTTCAGGAATTCCCATTTTACCGTCGTACCTGATTTCTATTTTATTGTCAGCGGCAATTGTTGTGATATTTGATCTTGGAGATACAGTCAAAGTGGTGGGAGATATCCCCAGGTCTCTGCCACCTTTAAGCATGCCACTATTTGAGTTGGAATCTATTCAAACTCTGATGCAAGGCGCAATAGCGATAGCATTTATAGGATTAGCAGAAGCTACGTCTGCAGCCAAAATAGTAGCAGACTTTGCTGGTGATAAGCTGCAAGTTGACAAAGAATTTAGAGGCCAGGGACTTGCAAAAATTGCAACATCCTTTTTTAGCGGAATACCTGTTTCGGGCTCATTTACCAGGAGTTTACTTTGCTACAGAGCAGGTGCAGAGACAAAAATGGCGAATATTATGGCCGGTATTTTTGTTGCAATTGCCGTGTTATTTTTTGGTCCGGTTATTAAACACATCCCATTAGCGGCTTTGGCTGGTATTGTTATGTTGATTGCAAGCAATATGGTTGATTGGAAATACGTTAAAATGGCTCTTCGCTCATCGAATGTGGATTCATTAGCTATTCTTGCAACTTTTTTTGCTGCCCTGTTTTTTTCATTGGTCACTGCAATTTATATTGGTGTGGGGTTTTCCCTGGTCCTGTTCCTTCGCAGGGTAAAGAAGCCTAACCTTGTTGAGTTGATATACGATGATAAGTTCGGGTTCAAAGAAAAAACTGAATCTAATCAAAGTTCCATTCCTGAGCTTACCATTATCCATGTTGAAGGAGATGTTTTTTTTGCCAGCGTAGATTCTGTGGATGATGATATTCAAAAGATTGCTCAACGAAATGCGGTAAAAGTGATTATACTTAGATTGAAAAGAGCCTTTAGCCTGGATGCAACTTCTATGATGGTATTTATGAAAATCTATAAGGATTTAGAAAAACAAGGCAAATTGTTGCTCATCTCAGGAGCTGGCGGGCAAGTTAAAAAGATTATTCACGAATCAGGTTTGGATAAAGTAATTGGCGAAGACCACATTTTTTATTCAGATGAGAACTTATTTAAATCCACACGCGCTGCGATTAGTTATGCGCTTCAATTCATCAATGCGAATTATGGTACAAATTATACGATGTCTAATTTGTAA
- a CDS encoding clan AA aspartic protease — MGSTHVTVTIRNPAESNKSWEGLFLVDTGAIDTLVPGQHLKSIGLKPKGQRIYELADGSKIKMDITTADIEFMGDFVGGTVIFGGKDVEPILGVTALESAGIEVDPRNQRLKRLPATRLKLINRKI, encoded by the coding sequence ATGGGATCCACTCATGTTACAGTCACAATACGTAACCCTGCTGAATCTAACAAGAGTTGGGAAGGACTTTTTCTCGTGGATACCGGTGCTATAGATACTCTCGTTCCAGGGCAGCATCTTAAAAGTATAGGTCTAAAACCCAAAGGCCAAAGAATTTATGAACTCGCCGATGGCAGTAAAATCAAAATGGATATAACTACCGCTGACATTGAATTTATGGGTGATTTCGTAGGTGGAACTGTCATTTTTGGAGGAAAAGACGTTGAGCCTATTCTCGGTGTGACTGCACTTGAATCTGCGGGCATCGAAGTTGATCCGAGAAATCAACGACTTAAACGCCTTCCAGCGACGCGTCTGAAACTGATAAACAGGAAAATATAA
- a CDS encoding molybdenum cofactor guanylyltransferase, which produces MFENLSAAIIAGGKSARFGEHKGLAVLNSRQMIDYSIVLAKEIGFSQFLVYGKENYFDQIDIPCYSDIIPHCGPMGGIYTALVKAQTNLVATIPCDMPFLTAEVYRLLYDNYGENKPVIAVSENGVESLVAIWPKTYESKLRDAIHKKVFTIHAFIQNNDIPKISIPELMPDYEEKIFLNINTKEDLAAIQKNSYWSK; this is translated from the coding sequence ATGTTTGAAAACTTATCTGCCGCCATCATCGCAGGGGGAAAAAGTGCCAGGTTTGGAGAGCATAAAGGGTTGGCTGTTCTAAATTCTCGACAAATGATTGACTATTCGATTGTCCTTGCAAAAGAGATCGGGTTTTCTCAATTCCTGGTATATGGCAAGGAAAATTACTTTGACCAAATTGACATACCTTGTTATTCCGATATCATCCCACATTGTGGACCAATGGGTGGGATTTATACAGCTTTGGTGAAAGCACAAACAAATTTAGTCGCAACCATTCCTTGTGATATGCCTTTTCTAACGGCAGAAGTGTATAGATTGCTTTATGATAATTATGGGGAAAACAAGCCTGTTATTGCAGTTTCAGAAAACGGCGTAGAATCCCTGGTAGCAATATGGCCAAAAACATATGAAAGTAAATTAAGGGATGCAATTCACAAGAAAGTTTTTACAATTCATGCATTCATTCAAAATAATGATATCCCTAAAATATCCATTCCTGAATTAATGCCGGATTATGAGGAGAAAATTTTTCTTAATATTAACACGAAAGAAGATTTAGCAGCTATCCAAAAAAATTCTTATTGGAGTAAATAA